A single Cryomorphaceae bacterium DNA region contains:
- a CDS encoding SRPBCC domain-containing protein encodes MSDKIKYQLEFPVKASPKMLYQYLTTPSGLSEWFSDDVNFRGKKYVFIWDDSQEEAEIISKKPNVYMKLRWLENDDDSFFEFRIVIDDLTKDVSLIITDFADEDEIDESKMLWETQIHNLLHAIGS; translated from the coding sequence ATGTCAGACAAAATCAAATACCAGCTTGAATTTCCGGTGAAAGCGTCACCAAAAATGTTGTACCAATATTTGACGACGCCATCGGGATTGTCCGAGTGGTTTTCCGACGATGTAAATTTTCGTGGAAAGAAATACGTCTTCATTTGGGATGACAGTCAAGAAGAAGCTGAAATCATCAGCAAGAAGCCCAATGTCTACATGAAGCTGAGGTGGCTGGAAAACGACGACGATTCGTTTTTTGAGTTCCGGATTGTTATCGATGATTTAACCAAAGATGTTTCGCTGATCATTACGGACTTCGCGGATGAAGACGAGATCGATGAAAGCAAGATGTTATGGGAGACGCAAATTCACAACCTGCTGCACGCCATAGGTTCTTGA
- a CDS encoding phosphatase PAP2 family protein: protein MGDANSQPAARHRFLIPIDRKGTGSILPWFLIPFGIFLVFAQFTLFRSGKGMELQLRFQDLHHPVADAFFKYFTYLGDGVFVGVIILILLLFVQVRSGLFLLVASLVDSVVIQYLKRSVFGDSYRPSHYLMGHEDFKTVPGVELHDRFSFPSGHTAAAFCLYFGLVLVVRKKIPAFVFFLVALGVGYSRIHLNQHFLQDIYVGSMIGTGIAALCYPIFYPRSRTSPKGLLDRPMIRLR, encoded by the coding sequence ATGGGAGACGCAAATTCACAACCTGCTGCACGCCATAGGTTCTTGATTCCAATTGATCGCAAGGGAACAGGGAGTATCTTGCCTTGGTTCCTCATCCCATTTGGGATATTTCTTGTCTTCGCTCAGTTTACCTTGTTTAGGTCCGGTAAGGGAATGGAGCTTCAGTTGAGGTTTCAGGACCTGCATCATCCCGTCGCAGATGCTTTCTTTAAATACTTCACCTACCTAGGAGACGGAGTTTTTGTGGGTGTGATCATCTTAATTTTATTGCTCTTCGTTCAGGTCCGTTCGGGCTTGTTTTTGTTAGTGGCCAGCCTCGTAGATAGTGTTGTTATACAATACCTCAAAAGATCGGTCTTTGGAGATTCTTACAGGCCTTCACATTATTTAATGGGCCATGAAGATTTCAAGACTGTTCCCGGCGTTGAGCTTCACGATCGCTTTAGTTTCCCGTCTGGACACACAGCGGCTGCGTTTTGTCTTTATTTTGGATTAGTATTGGTTGTGCGCAAGAAGATTCCGGCTTTTGTGTTTTTTCTCGTGGCTCTAGGAGTAGGCTATTCGAGAATACACTTGAATCAGCATTTCCTTCAGGATATCTACGTCGGCTCTATGATAGGCACGGGAATAGCGGCACTTTGTTATCCAATTTTCTATCCACGAAGTCGCACCAGTCCTAAGGGCCTTTTGGATCGTCCTATGATTCGTCTCCGATGA
- a CDS encoding glycosyltransferase family 39 protein has product MKKELWISISIFVGSLILFVPFLGAVHLFDWDELNFAEAAREMLLTGQLSTVQINFQNFYEKPPLFFWMQALSMSAFGVNEFAARLPNAICGAFTLSIVWNIGKRWFDERMAWWWVLTYLGALLPVFYFKSGIIDPWFNLFIFLGIYYGVRFTSKYQERKSHVIILCAFFLALALLTKGPVGLLVFLLVSAVYFVFKRFYGFPRLGQVLLFLTVFLLTGGSWFLFHVLTGTPEVVQEFIKVQVNLFSSDVAGHAQPFWYHFAVLLVGCFPISVFALPAMLRMRLASYERDHFHLWMKIMFWVVLILFSIVKTKIVHYSSLTYFPLTFLAALTLYRFELRSKRLHPGLFALGLMLSLALGAVYSVLPWIESWTGLVDWSKVDVFTASQFTQQVEWPEITRWIGPLFLVLSVASMIGLLRGKIYWARIQLVGGLFISMALILLVTPKAEIYFQRPAIEFYKRASEEKAYVHTLGMKSYGYLFYGQKEGPLPKPLGQSEREWLTAGEVDRVVYFIGRNNRRDKVLERYPNLQFVEERGGYDLYVRPYSAQPLE; this is encoded by the coding sequence ATGAAAAAAGAGTTGTGGATCAGTATTTCCATATTCGTTGGATCCTTGATTTTGTTTGTTCCATTTCTCGGTGCCGTTCACCTCTTTGACTGGGACGAGTTGAACTTTGCCGAGGCCGCGCGTGAAATGCTTCTTACAGGACAGCTGAGCACCGTGCAGATCAACTTCCAGAACTTCTACGAGAAACCGCCTTTGTTTTTCTGGATGCAGGCCTTGAGTATGTCCGCTTTTGGTGTGAATGAATTTGCTGCACGTCTGCCAAACGCTATTTGCGGTGCGTTTACCTTGAGCATAGTCTGGAACATCGGAAAGAGGTGGTTCGACGAACGAATGGCGTGGTGGTGGGTGCTGACCTATTTAGGTGCCCTTCTGCCTGTTTTTTATTTCAAGAGCGGAATCATTGACCCTTGGTTCAACCTCTTCATTTTCTTAGGCATTTACTACGGTGTTCGGTTTACATCGAAGTATCAGGAGCGCAAGAGTCACGTCATCATACTGTGCGCTTTCTTCTTGGCTCTAGCACTGTTGACAAAGGGACCGGTGGGTTTGCTCGTCTTTTTACTCGTCAGCGCCGTGTACTTTGTATTTAAAAGATTCTACGGTTTTCCACGTTTGGGCCAAGTGCTGTTATTCTTAACCGTGTTCTTGCTAACTGGAGGCTCTTGGTTTCTTTTTCATGTATTGACAGGCACACCAGAAGTGGTTCAAGAATTCATCAAGGTTCAGGTTAACCTCTTTTCATCCGACGTGGCTGGTCACGCTCAACCATTTTGGTATCATTTTGCCGTCTTGTTGGTCGGCTGTTTTCCAATCAGTGTATTTGCCCTTCCCGCCATGCTTCGCATGCGTTTGGCGAGCTATGAGCGCGATCATTTTCATCTGTGGATGAAGATCATGTTTTGGGTAGTTCTCATTCTGTTCTCCATCGTCAAGACCAAAATCGTCCACTACAGTTCGCTGACATATTTCCCGTTGACCTTCCTAGCGGCATTGACCCTGTACCGGTTCGAACTTCGATCGAAACGACTTCATCCAGGATTATTCGCTTTAGGCTTAATGTTATCCCTTGCATTAGGCGCAGTATACAGTGTCCTTCCATGGATTGAAAGTTGGACGGGCTTGGTCGATTGGTCGAAAGTTGATGTGTTTACGGCTTCTCAGTTCACGCAGCAAGTAGAATGGCCAGAAATCACTCGTTGGATAGGACCTCTGTTCTTGGTGCTTTCTGTTGCGTCTATGATTGGTCTGTTGCGCGGAAAGATCTATTGGGCTAGAATACAGCTTGTAGGAGGACTTTTCATTTCCATGGCGCTCATTCTCTTGGTCACGCCAAAAGCAGAAATCTACTTTCAGCGTCCGGCAATTGAATTCTACAAAAGAGCTTCAGAAGAAAAGGCTTATGTACACACCCTGGGGATGAAATCTTATGGATACCTGTTCTATGGGCAAAAGGAAGGTCCGTTGCCGAAACCTCTAGGTCAATCTGAACGGGAATGGCTGACTGCTGGAGAGGTGGACCGAGTCGTGTATTTCATTGGGCGCAACAACAGACGTGACAAAGTATTGGAGCGCTATCCGAACTTGCAGTTCGTCGAAGAAAGGGGAGGGTATGACCTATACGTCAGACCATACAGTGCTCAGCCCTTGGAATAG
- a CDS encoding glycosyltransferase family 2 protein, which produces MVNGKKLVVVLPAYNAAKTLEQTYQELPMDLVDDVILVDDHSPDNTTEVGRSLGIKHIIRHEQNKGYGGNQKTCYNTALELDADIVVMVHPDYQYTPKLVASMSYLIANGLYHVVLGSRILGKGALKGGMPWYKYVANRILTLAQNILLNEKLSEYHTGYRAFSKEVLQSINYNINSDNFVFDNQMLSQIFYEGYDIAEITCPTKYFDDASSINLKDSSIYGLGVLRVSLIHRLCKWGVMKSKLYSKG; this is translated from the coding sequence ATGGTTAACGGAAAGAAACTCGTCGTCGTATTGCCCGCATACAATGCGGCCAAAACACTGGAGCAGACCTACCAAGAACTACCGATGGACTTGGTAGATGACGTTATTCTCGTCGATGATCACAGTCCGGACAATACCACAGAAGTGGGTCGTTCACTGGGAATCAAACACATCATTCGCCACGAGCAAAACAAAGGATACGGAGGGAACCAAAAGACGTGCTACAACACGGCCTTGGAGCTGGATGCCGACATCGTCGTCATGGTTCATCCCGATTACCAGTATACACCCAAATTGGTGGCGAGCATGAGCTACCTGATCGCCAACGGGCTTTACCACGTCGTTTTGGGCTCTCGGATTTTGGGTAAAGGTGCTCTTAAAGGGGGCATGCCATGGTACAAGTATGTGGCTAACCGGATTCTTACCCTTGCGCAGAACATCCTATTGAATGAGAAACTTTCCGAGTATCACACGGGATACCGAGCTTTCTCGAAAGAAGTCCTGCAATCCATCAACTACAACATCAACTCGGACAACTTTGTCTTCGACAATCAAATGCTAAGTCAGATCTTCTATGAAGGGTATGACATTGCCGAAATCACCTGTCCGACTAAGTATTTTGATGACGCCTCCTCCATTAACCTAAAGGACAGCTCGATCTACGGTCTTGGCGTTTTGAGGGTTTCGTTGATTCACCGCTTGTGCAAATGGGGAGTGATGAAGAGTAAACTCTATTCCAAGGGCTGA
- a CDS encoding TonB-dependent receptor, with translation MKEKLIRAGVLFLLLFFGLEASAQRIRGTVTDIETGEGVFGAGVLIEGTQIGTTTDFDGNFELNPVGQSFPLTIQVSYIGYESAEIEVKNTNVQVRAKLKPTSFNLNDVTVVESRITKKQKEAALTVESMDVIAIKEAASGSFYESLGNLKGVDMTSASLAFKIINTRGFNSTSPVRSLQIIDGVDNQAPGLNFSLGNFLGASDLDVARVNIIAGASSAFFGPGAFNGVIQMETKDPWRYEGISASLKVGERSLTETAVRYANVWQNKDGEDKFAIKLNLFYLSAYDWEATNDQPIYESDAPFGNPGGWDRVNWYGDEDVSRRSNDYTDPLSLRDVPGLGIVHRTGYSELDLVDYNTRNGKFATSLHYKVKPDVEVIYALNYGTGTTVYQGDNRYSLKNIQFLQNRFEIKKEGKWFLRAYLTNEDAGDTYDAVFTAFQMQDVAKDIDDWLIDYKAYWRSVYSSQVRDLTGLDANGNTVSIGEVLNTFPFDEDLYYSLLEQNNETIQDFHDVTRAWTDSTPRVGGYAYFEPGTARYDSIFDWVTSRSFQEGGSRFYDKSALYHIHGEYKFTPMFGDIVVGGNFRQYLPDSRGTIFYDTADVVIRNSEFGAYIGLEKKLMMERLKLNATLRMDKNQNFDYVFSPAVSAVFSPDEKNTIRLTFSSAVRNPTLQDQYLYYNVGRAILIGNLDGYDSLITLQSFSDYIGSLQPSELEYFDVAPISPEQVRTIELGYRATLGKKAYVDLTYYYSMYDNFIGFNVGVDAGIPNQGGIPPSSVQVYRIAANSRDRVFTQGFSIGANYYLSDNYILSGNYSWNRIDLRDSDDPIIPAFNTPEHKYNLGLTGRDLTILGVKNLGWSVNYKWVDSFLFEGSPQFTGIVPSYSLVDVQANYSIPDWNLLFKVGASNVLNNDVVQVYGGPTVGRLVYGQVIFDLDFKK, from the coding sequence ATGAAGGAAAAGCTAATTCGAGCGGGCGTTTTATTCCTGCTCCTTTTTTTTGGTCTTGAAGCTAGTGCCCAGCGGATTAGAGGTACCGTTACGGATATTGAAACCGGTGAAGGCGTCTTCGGGGCGGGAGTCCTTATAGAAGGCACTCAGATTGGAACCACGACTGATTTCGATGGGAATTTTGAATTGAACCCAGTTGGGCAGTCTTTTCCTTTGACCATTCAAGTGAGTTACATTGGCTACGAATCAGCTGAGATAGAGGTGAAAAACACCAACGTCCAGGTTCGAGCCAAACTCAAACCAACGAGTTTCAACCTCAATGACGTCACGGTCGTAGAGTCCAGAATTACTAAGAAACAAAAAGAAGCGGCCTTGACGGTTGAGTCTATGGACGTCATTGCCATCAAAGAGGCAGCCTCTGGATCCTTCTACGAATCCTTGGGGAATCTTAAAGGAGTCGATATGACTTCTGCTAGTTTAGCCTTTAAGATCATCAATACTCGAGGGTTTAATAGCACCTCTCCAGTACGTTCGCTTCAAATCATTGACGGAGTGGACAACCAAGCACCTGGATTGAACTTTAGTTTAGGTAATTTCCTGGGAGCGAGTGACTTGGATGTGGCTCGGGTGAACATCATCGCCGGTGCAAGCTCGGCGTTTTTTGGCCCAGGAGCCTTTAACGGAGTTATCCAAATGGAGACCAAAGACCCTTGGAGATACGAAGGCATAAGTGCTTCACTTAAAGTAGGGGAACGTTCCCTTACGGAAACAGCTGTGCGTTATGCCAATGTCTGGCAGAATAAAGATGGTGAGGATAAGTTCGCCATTAAATTGAATCTCTTCTACTTATCTGCGTACGATTGGGAAGCGACGAATGATCAACCTATTTATGAATCGGATGCTCCGTTTGGAAATCCAGGAGGATGGGATCGAGTCAACTGGTATGGAGATGAGGATGTGTCTCGACGTTCGAACGATTACACGGACCCCTTGAGCCTTCGCGATGTGCCTGGTCTGGGAATTGTACACCGTACTGGATACTCCGAATTGGACCTAGTGGACTACAATACACGGAACGGAAAGTTTGCCACGAGTCTCCATTATAAAGTAAAGCCAGATGTTGAGGTAATCTATGCCCTCAACTACGGAACGGGAACAACGGTCTATCAAGGGGATAATCGCTACAGCCTGAAGAATATCCAATTCCTTCAAAACCGATTTGAGATTAAGAAAGAAGGCAAGTGGTTTCTTCGTGCTTACCTGACCAACGAGGATGCCGGGGATACTTATGATGCGGTGTTTACCGCATTTCAAATGCAGGACGTAGCCAAGGATATTGATGATTGGCTCATTGATTATAAGGCCTACTGGCGAAGCGTTTACAGCAGTCAAGTTCGCGACCTAACAGGTCTCGACGCCAACGGAAACACGGTATCTATTGGTGAAGTACTCAATACTTTTCCTTTTGACGAAGACTTGTACTACTCCTTGCTCGAGCAGAACAATGAGACCATTCAAGACTTTCATGATGTAACCCGAGCGTGGACGGATTCGACTCCGCGTGTTGGTGGATACGCTTATTTTGAGCCTGGAACGGCTCGATATGACTCCATCTTTGATTGGGTGACTTCTCGATCCTTCCAAGAGGGCGGTTCAAGGTTCTATGATAAGAGCGCACTTTACCACATACACGGGGAGTACAAGTTCACCCCGATGTTTGGAGACATTGTGGTCGGAGGAAACTTCCGCCAGTACTTGCCGGATAGTCGTGGTACCATCTTCTACGATACCGCGGACGTGGTCATTCGCAACAGTGAGTTTGGAGCATACATCGGTTTGGAGAAGAAGTTGATGATGGAGCGCTTAAAGCTGAACGCGACATTGCGGATGGATAAAAATCAGAACTTTGATTATGTGTTCTCGCCCGCTGTATCTGCCGTGTTCTCGCCGGATGAAAAGAACACGATTCGTCTGACCTTCAGCTCTGCCGTTCGAAACCCAACGCTTCAAGATCAATACCTGTATTACAATGTCGGCCGAGCCATTCTCATCGGAAATCTAGATGGCTACGACTCCTTGATTACCCTACAATCATTCAGCGACTATATTGGATCCTTGCAGCCGAGCGAACTCGAATACTTCGACGTTGCACCGATTTCTCCAGAGCAGGTTCGGACCATTGAACTGGGGTATAGAGCTACTTTGGGTAAGAAGGCTTATGTCGATTTAACGTACTACTACAGCATGTACGACAACTTCATTGGATTCAATGTCGGAGTCGACGCAGGTATTCCAAACCAAGGAGGTATTCCTCCAAGTTCAGTGCAGGTCTATCGTATTGCGGCAAATTCTCGTGACCGCGTATTCACTCAAGGGTTTTCTATTGGAGCTAATTACTACCTCAGTGACAATTATATTCTCTCTGGTAACTATTCATGGAACCGCATTGATTTACGGGATTCCGATGACCCTATTATCCCTGCCTTTAATACGCCAGAACACAAATACAACCTTGGGCTCACAGGACGGGACTTGACTATCCTGGGCGTTAAGAACTTGGGTTGGAGTGTCAATTACAAATGGGTCGATAGCTTCCTTTTCGAGGGCTCTCCTCAGTTTACGGGAATCGTGCCTTCTTACTCCTTAGTGGACGTACAAGCGAATTACTCTATTCCCGATTGGAATTTGCTCTTTAAAGTGGGGGCGTCCAACGTTCTGAACAACGATGTCGTTCAAGTATATGGGGGTCCTACCGTAGGCCGATTGGTTTACGGTCAGGTCATCTTCGACTTAGACTTCAAGAAATAA
- a CDS encoding T9SS type A sorting domain-containing protein: MNKKLSFVLLALVAGVTSFAQNLRYYDPVFSGNVVTTQDITYGTNVDFLISGDLADPNNATQVGADLVALNTAILTGQPIPATHYTPYAVDQSTVVKVTDLKMDIYEPDQTVDTEGARPVMIIIHTGNFLPQIVNGSAVGTRRDSSIVNLAKRAAAAGYVAVNISYRGGWNPLAATVEERRSQLLNAVYRAIHDTKACVRFLKEDAATVNTYAINPNKIVLFGEGSGGYVSLAYATMDKYSELTLPKFTWASGPLVGQSYIDTNTVGNLEGLGGALNLYQDNGFNTNVAMVANTGGALADTSWLEAGDVPMVTFHAVRDGFAPFENGIVIVPTTNEDVVEVQGPNLFMKKANQLGNNDAFKNSAFFADPYTERARAVYGNTYSYYLPAPNNNITVQNWLEGCFPVIKPLSASQLTQNGSPWQWWDLNTLTLVVAGVNAQLGTSYDANTIHQNGIAGNPDMGPAEGNAYLDTIQGYLFPRVMLSLNLPGANVFSVEEANTAANSIDVFPNPAADHLTINTAEAPKAVTGVEMINALGQVVRSNESASVEIRWDLTGLEGGVYFLNFQFEDGSVGTRKLIVQ, from the coding sequence ATGAACAAAAAGCTATCCTTTGTACTCTTGGCCCTGGTTGCCGGAGTAACTTCTTTCGCGCAAAACCTGCGATACTATGATCCAGTATTTTCTGGCAACGTGGTTACAACGCAGGATATTACCTACGGCACTAATGTAGACTTCCTTATTTCAGGAGATTTAGCCGATCCAAACAACGCTACACAAGTTGGAGCGGACCTCGTTGCCCTCAATACGGCAATTCTTACAGGTCAACCGATTCCTGCAACGCATTACACTCCCTACGCCGTGGATCAATCTACCGTAGTAAAGGTCACGGATTTGAAAATGGACATTTACGAGCCAGATCAAACGGTCGATACGGAGGGGGCTCGTCCAGTAATGATCATCATTCACACAGGTAACTTCTTGCCACAGATCGTAAATGGTTCTGCAGTAGGAACACGTCGCGATAGTTCAATCGTGAACTTGGCGAAGCGTGCTGCAGCAGCAGGTTATGTTGCAGTGAACATCAGCTACCGTGGCGGATGGAACCCATTGGCAGCTACTGTTGAAGAGCGTCGCTCACAATTGTTGAACGCGGTATACCGTGCGATCCACGATACTAAAGCATGTGTTCGCTTTTTGAAAGAAGACGCTGCTACTGTGAACACGTACGCGATCAACCCCAACAAGATTGTTCTTTTCGGAGAAGGATCTGGAGGGTACGTTTCTTTGGCGTATGCAACCATGGACAAGTATTCAGAGTTGACATTGCCTAAGTTCACTTGGGCTTCTGGACCACTCGTAGGACAGTCGTACATCGATACGAACACCGTTGGAAACCTAGAAGGACTGGGTGGAGCATTGAACCTGTACCAAGACAATGGTTTCAACACCAATGTTGCTATGGTAGCGAACACAGGTGGAGCTTTGGCGGACACTTCATGGTTGGAAGCAGGTGATGTTCCTATGGTAACCTTCCACGCCGTACGCGATGGATTTGCTCCATTCGAAAACGGAATTGTAATCGTACCGACCACCAACGAAGACGTTGTTGAAGTACAAGGGCCAAACCTCTTCATGAAGAAAGCGAACCAACTTGGAAATAACGATGCGTTCAAGAACTCTGCCTTCTTCGCGGATCCTTACACCGAGCGTGCCCGTGCGGTATACGGAAATACATACAGCTATTACTTGCCAGCGCCGAACAACAACATCACGGTTCAAAACTGGCTCGAGGGATGCTTCCCAGTCATTAAGCCCCTTTCCGCTTCTCAGTTGACTCAGAACGGTTCTCCATGGCAATGGTGGGACTTGAACACCTTGACCCTTGTTGTTGCGGGTGTGAACGCGCAGTTGGGTACCAGCTATGACGCGAACACGATTCACCAAAACGGTATCGCTGGAAACCCAGACATGGGACCAGCCGAAGGAAACGCCTACTTGGACACCATCCAAGGATACTTGTTCCCTCGTGTGATGTTGAGCTTGAACTTGCCAGGAGCGAATGTATTTAGCGTTGAAGAAGCGAATACTGCAGCAAACAGCATCGATGTATTCCCTAACCCTGCAGCCGATCACTTGACCATCAATACTGCTGAAGCGCCAAAGGCGGTCACCGGCGTGGAAATGATCAATGCATTGGGGCAGGTTGTACGCAGCAATGAAAGCGCATCTGTTGAGATTCGTTGGGATCTAACGGGCCTCGAAGGAGGCGTATACTTCTTGAATTTCCAGTTTGAAGATGGTTCAGTTGGAACCCGCAAGCTGATTGTCCAATAA
- a CDS encoding HAD family hydrolase, which yields MNKAIFLDRDGVINHDPGDYTTSWDEFTFLPGIEEFLIKRINEGYLLILITNQGGVAKGRYTLETVEDIHMRMQEHLADYGIHFAEIYFSPYHDDYSRSLSRKPGSIMVEKALARFNIDPVQSVMIGDKQRDLDCAVAAGVSGHLVPVNSNLNEILSDDQF from the coding sequence ATGAATAAGGCCATTTTTCTGGACCGAGACGGGGTAATCAATCACGACCCCGGTGACTATACCACCAGTTGGGATGAGTTCACCTTTCTTCCTGGAATTGAAGAATTCCTCATCAAGCGAATCAATGAAGGGTACCTACTCATTCTCATCACGAATCAAGGTGGTGTAGCCAAAGGGAGATATACCCTAGAGACCGTGGAGGACATTCACATGAGAATGCAGGAACATTTAGCGGATTACGGCATACACTTCGCCGAAATCTACTTCAGTCCGTACCACGATGATTACAGCAGATCATTGTCGCGGAAGCCCGGGTCCATCATGGTTGAAAAAGCATTGGCCCGTTTCAACATTGACCCGGTACAATCGGTTATGATCGGCGATAAGCAAAGGGATTTGGATTGTGCGGTAGCAGCCGGAGTTTCCGGACATTTGGTGCCTGTGAATTCAAATCTGAACGAAATTCTAAGCGATGATCAATTTTAA
- a CDS encoding aminotransferase class IV, producing MINFNGGLRPDEAVQLSTTNRGFRYADGVFETIRVVQGKIHFWEDHYFRLMSDMRILRMEIPLSWSPEYLEEQIHETLKANALDNGAARVRFSVYRAGGGTYTPETREVEYIIEAWPLLDEEFIVPQAGKNIQLFQDHAKPSGLLSNLKSSNAQVYTLAGIFAQENGFDDALLINEHKHLVEGISSNVWLVFGKTVKTPGLDQGCVKGVVRTNLLKWLPKWGYEVEETKITPFELQRADEVWLTNTIKGLEWVGQYRKKTYSNTEASGVVRRMNMALT from the coding sequence ATGATCAATTTTAATGGGGGCCTACGGCCCGATGAAGCTGTCCAGCTCAGTACGACTAATAGGGGATTTCGTTACGCTGATGGTGTTTTCGAGACCATCCGCGTCGTTCAGGGCAAGATTCACTTCTGGGAGGATCACTATTTCCGGCTCATGAGCGATATGCGGATTCTGCGCATGGAGATTCCATTGTCTTGGTCACCAGAATACCTGGAAGAGCAAATCCATGAAACCCTTAAGGCGAATGCTCTAGACAACGGTGCTGCACGAGTGCGGTTCTCCGTTTATCGCGCTGGAGGAGGGACTTATACGCCCGAGACCCGTGAAGTAGAATACATTATTGAAGCATGGCCCTTGTTGGACGAGGAGTTCATCGTGCCGCAGGCAGGAAAAAACATTCAGCTCTTTCAAGATCACGCGAAACCGTCCGGACTCTTGTCCAATTTAAAAAGCAGTAATGCACAGGTCTACACCTTGGCCGGAATTTTTGCTCAGGAGAATGGCTTCGACGATGCGCTCTTGATCAATGAGCACAAGCACTTGGTTGAGGGTATTTCAAGCAATGTGTGGCTTGTTTTCGGTAAAACGGTCAAGACTCCTGGGTTGGATCAAGGCTGCGTTAAAGGAGTCGTTCGAACGAATCTTCTCAAGTGGTTGCCGAAATGGGGATACGAAGTAGAGGAAACCAAGATTACGCCTTTTGAGCTTCAGCGGGCCGATGAAGTCTGGCTGACCAATACAATCAAGGGTCTGGAATGGGTAGGGCAGTACCGAAAGAAGACCTATTCCAATACAGAAGCCTCTGGAGTCGTGCGCCGCATGAATATGGCGCTTACTTAA
- a CDS encoding YqgE/AlgH family protein: protein MMRHTPIKKARIGRYLIAEPMLLDQSFNRTVVLLTEHNEEGSVGFVLNKPMDLYIHELVPELPESEFPVFFGGPVQNDSIFYVHTLGDRVADSIHIQGNLYWGGDFEQLKALLHAGVVESHEIRFFMGYSGWSPRQLDGELEENSWVVLEAGSIDPLNDEPETLWKKVLLHLGDDYKIWANAPKDPLLN, encoded by the coding sequence ATGATGCGTCATACCCCCATAAAAAAAGCGCGAATCGGTCGGTACCTGATTGCCGAGCCTATGCTCCTTGATCAGAGTTTCAACCGAACTGTGGTGCTTTTGACGGAGCACAATGAAGAAGGTTCAGTAGGCTTTGTACTGAACAAGCCCATGGACCTCTACATTCACGAACTGGTGCCCGAACTACCCGAAAGCGAGTTCCCTGTCTTTTTTGGCGGACCCGTGCAAAACGACAGCATCTTCTATGTACACACCTTAGGAGATCGCGTAGCCGACTCCATTCATATTCAAGGCAACCTATACTGGGGAGGAGATTTTGAACAGCTCAAAGCGCTTCTCCACGCAGGTGTGGTTGAGTCCCATGAGATTCGATTCTTTATGGGTTATAGCGGCTGGAGCCCGCGTCAGCTCGATGGGGAGCTAGAAGAAAACAGCTGGGTCGTTCTGGAAGCAGGCTCTATTGACCCACTGAACGATGAGCCCGAAACCCTTTGGAAAAAGGTTCTGCTGCACCTTGGCGATGACTACAAGATTTGGGCGAACGCCCCAAAGGATCCTTTACTGAATTAA
- the pdxH gene encoding pyridoxamine 5'-phosphate oxidase has translation MGMLANMREEYTKGTLHKSDLHPDPLAQFQLWFDQIRDMEVADANAFTLSTLDHRGFPTGRVVLLKGIEDGRFVFYTNYNSEKGTHLTQHPSCGMTFFWRELERQVRITGTVEKVAPEVSDAYFNSRPYGSQLGAVASPQSNIIESRAWLEDRWKKLQEEHPEASDIDRPDHWGGFAITPLDFEFWQGRASRLHDRFRYRPEGTEWAIERLAP, from the coding sequence ATGGGTATGCTTGCCAACATGCGTGAAGAGTACACGAAAGGGACCCTTCACAAGTCGGATCTCCATCCCGATCCACTCGCTCAATTTCAATTGTGGTTTGATCAAATCCGAGACATGGAAGTTGCGGATGCGAACGCCTTTACGCTAAGTACGCTTGATCATCGTGGATTCCCCACCGGTCGTGTGGTACTGCTCAAAGGAATCGAAGACGGGCGCTTCGTGTTCTACACGAACTACAACAGTGAAAAAGGAACACATCTGACTCAGCATCCTTCTTGCGGTATGACCTTTTTCTGGAGAGAACTCGAACGCCAGGTGCGCATCACGGGAACGGTGGAGAAGGTGGCGCCTGAAGTATCAGATGCCTATTTCAATTCTCGGCCCTATGGAAGCCAGTTGGGTGCGGTGGCCTCTCCGCAGAGCAATATTATTGAAAGTAGGGCGTGGCTTGAAGATCGCTGGAAAAAGCTACAAGAGGAACATCCAGAAGCGTCGGATATTGATCGGCCCGATCACTGGGGTGGTTTTGCCATTACTCCCTTAGATTTTGAATTCTGGCAGGGGAGAGCCAGTAGGCTGCATGATCGGTTTCGCTATCGTCCCGAAGGGACTGAGTGGGCTATTGAGCGGTTAGCTCCCTAA